One part of the Mytilus edulis unplaced genomic scaffold, xbMytEdul2.2 SCAFFOLD_247, whole genome shotgun sequence genome encodes these proteins:
- the LOC139505017 gene encoding GTPase IMAP family member 7-like has translation MALSQDNKTIHLVLLGYIGSGKSSTANTIVKRPVFKSAPGSIRITQKVQTSQAPFRNVEFNVIDTPGLEKESDFESIKQELKTKGITQSIVCALVVRIGRTSREEIKILDSVMRKKTDLLKNTIMIFTNAKELSNDDNIAADQTFDTWIEDMPNLKKLINDHKIQYLPFENVNASEEEKKSEVNKLLKLLNIPPELFGQTDQFCLLTPNRVYDEDKEETTIRVTKSQLQKQFGQAGLDFFEVEDRKQKQKQKH, from the coding sequence GGATAATAAAACCATACATTTAGTGTTGCTTGGGTACATTGGAAGTGGTAAAAGTTCTACAGCTAATACTATAGTAAAACGACCAGTTTTTAAGAGTGCTCCTGGAAGTATTAGAATAACGCAAAAAGTTCAAACATCACAAGCTCCTTTTCGAAATGTCGAGTTCAATGTGATTGACACACCAGGTTTAGAAAAGGAGAGCGACTTTGAATCGATTAAGCAAGAGCTAAAGACAAAAGGCATTACGCAAAGTATTGTTTGTGCACTTGTTGTTCGAATTGGTAGAACAtcaagagaagaaataaaaatattagaTTCGGTAATGCGAAAAAAGACAGATTTGTTGAAAAATACGATTATGatttttacaaatgcaaaagAACTTTCGAATGATGACAACATAGCTGCAGATCAAACATTTGATACTTGGATAGAAGATATGCCAAATCTGAAGAAATTAATCAATGACCATAAAATCCAATATCTTCCCTTCGAAAATGTAAACGCATCAGAGGAGGAAAAGAAATCCGAAGTAAATAAATTGCTGAAGTTGTTAAACATACCTCCAGAATTATTCGGGCAAACAGATCAATTTTGTCTTCTCACGCCAAACCGAGTCTACGATGAGGACAAGGAAGAGACAACCATACGAGTAACGAAAAGTCAACTTCAGAAACAATTTGGCCAGGCTGGACTCGATTTCTTCGAAGTGGAGGATAgaaaacagaaacagaaacagaaacatTAG